In Stenotrophomonas sp. ESTM1D_MKCIP4_1, a single genomic region encodes these proteins:
- a CDS encoding HAD family hydrolase, with product MNASTPARSRAIGLVGFDGDDTLWKSEDYYRKAEQDYLDLLSRYVDVHDTQTARHLLEVQQRNLAVFGYGVKGMVLSMIEAAIDITGQRIDAKDIQRMLDIGHDTLRHPVDLIDGVRESVAAIAEHYPVVLITKGDLFHQEAKINVANLRELFPRIEIVSEKDPETYARVLAEFDLPMQQFVMVGNSLRSDIEPVVTLGGWGVHTPYAVTWAHETQHGVADDEPRMVTADTAWDWPAALAAIEAKAAATA from the coding sequence ATGAACGCCTCCACGCCTGCGCGCTCGCGCGCCATCGGCCTGGTCGGTTTTGACGGTGACGACACGCTGTGGAAGAGCGAGGACTACTACCGCAAGGCCGAGCAGGATTACCTGGACCTGCTGTCGCGCTATGTCGATGTGCACGACACCCAGACCGCCCGCCACCTGCTGGAAGTGCAGCAGCGCAACCTGGCCGTGTTCGGCTACGGCGTGAAGGGCATGGTCCTGTCGATGATCGAAGCCGCCATCGACATCACCGGCCAGCGCATCGACGCCAAGGACATCCAGCGCATGCTGGACATCGGCCATGACACCCTGCGCCACCCGGTCGACCTGATCGACGGCGTGCGCGAATCGGTGGCCGCCATCGCCGAGCACTACCCGGTGGTACTGATCACCAAGGGCGATCTGTTCCACCAGGAAGCCAAGATCAATGTGGCCAACCTGCGCGAATTGTTCCCACGCATCGAGATCGTCTCGGAAAAGGACCCGGAGACCTACGCCCGCGTGCTGGCCGAGTTCGACCTGCCGATGCAGCAGTTCGTGATGGTGGGCAACTCGCTGCGTTCGGACATCGAACCGGTGGTGACGCTGGGCGGTTGGGGCGTGCATACCCCGTACGCCGTGACCTGGGCGCATGAAACCCAGCATGGCGTGGCCGACGACGAGCCGCGCATGGTCACCGCCGATACCGCCTGGGATTGGCCGGCCGCGCTGGCTGCCATCGAGGCCAAGGCGGCTGCCACGGCCTGA
- a CDS encoding mitochondrial fission ELM1 family protein, with amino-acid sequence MVKRSSAPWTVTDGRAGNVRQAVALASALRQGTHHPLVLQPRAPWRWLAPRRLPGDVNGYGEDFAALAAQAPALAIGCGRQAAGALRVLRGRGSRTVQILDPRLPARHWDLVVVPEHDALRGSNVLTLVGSLNPVDDDWLALGRAAFADFSALPGPRTALLVGGPTPLAPWDETAMVAVFKALAEQIGSEGGSLLATTSRRTPPALADVLRAMFAHLPHVIWGDGGDGVNPYAGLLGWADRVVVSPDSVNLLSEASATRLPVMVALADTAQGRLARFQQQLHERGRLQTRWLDWQHDRIEPLRETARVAAEVSARLTLA; translated from the coding sequence ATGGTGAAACGATCGAGCGCGCCGTGGACGGTCACTGACGGCCGTGCGGGCAATGTCCGCCAGGCGGTCGCGCTGGCCTCGGCGCTGCGCCAGGGCACCCACCACCCGCTGGTGCTGCAGCCCCGCGCGCCGTGGCGGTGGCTCGCGCCGCGGCGCCTGCCCGGCGATGTGAATGGCTATGGCGAGGACTTTGCCGCGTTGGCGGCGCAGGCCCCCGCGCTGGCCATCGGCTGTGGCCGCCAGGCGGCCGGTGCGCTGCGCGTGCTGCGTGGGCGCGGCAGCCGCACGGTGCAGATTCTCGACCCGAGGCTGCCTGCCCGTCATTGGGATCTGGTGGTGGTGCCCGAACATGATGCCCTGCGTGGCAGCAACGTGCTCACCCTGGTGGGCAGCCTGAACCCGGTGGACGATGACTGGCTGGCGCTGGGCCGTGCCGCGTTTGCCGACTTCAGCGCCCTGCCCGGCCCACGCACCGCATTGCTGGTGGGCGGGCCGACGCCGTTGGCCCCGTGGGACGAGACGGCGATGGTGGCGGTGTTCAAGGCACTCGCCGAACAGATAGGCAGCGAGGGCGGCAGCCTGCTGGCCACCACCTCGCGACGCACGCCGCCCGCCCTGGCCGATGTGCTGCGCGCGATGTTCGCCCACCTGCCGCACGTGATCTGGGGTGATGGCGGCGACGGCGTGAACCCCTATGCCGGCCTGCTGGGCTGGGCCGACCGGGTGGTGGTATCGCCCGATTCGGTGAACCTGCTGTCCGAAGCCAGCGCCACGCGCCTGCCGGTGATGGTGGCCCTGGCCGACACCGCACAGGGGCGACTGGCCCGCTTCCAGCAGCAGTTGCACGAACGTGGTCGGCTGCAGACGCGCTGGCTGGATTGGCAGCACGACCGCATCGAGCCCCTGCGTGAAACCGCGCGGGTGGCCGCCGAAGTCAGCGCGCGCCTGACCCTGGCGTAG
- a CDS encoding malonic semialdehyde reductase translates to MSHALDAAALDQLFRTARTQNAFLDTPVEDAQLHALYELVKWGPTAANGSPARFVFVKSAEAKAKLAPALSEGNHDKTLAAPVTVIVGFDQDFHEKLPYLFPHTDAKAWFDGPREGRHEGAFRNGSLQGAYLILAARALGLDAGPMSGFDNAKVDEAFFAGTSIKSNFLVNLGYGDPSGLFPRLPRLSFDEAARIA, encoded by the coding sequence ATGTCCCACGCGCTCGACGCTGCTGCACTGGACCAGTTGTTCCGCACTGCCCGTACCCAGAACGCCTTCCTCGACACGCCGGTGGAAGACGCCCAGCTGCACGCCCTGTACGAGCTGGTGAAGTGGGGCCCGACCGCTGCCAACGGCAGCCCGGCGCGCTTCGTGTTCGTGAAGTCGGCAGAAGCCAAGGCCAAGCTGGCCCCGGCGCTGTCCGAAGGCAACCACGACAAGACCCTGGCCGCCCCGGTCACCGTCATCGTCGGCTTCGATCAGGATTTCCACGAAAAGCTGCCGTACCTGTTCCCGCACACCGATGCCAAGGCCTGGTTCGACGGCCCGCGTGAAGGCCGCCACGAAGGCGCGTTCCGCAACGGCAGCCTGCAGGGCGCCTACCTCATCCTGGCCGCACGCGCGCTGGGCCTGGATGCCGGCCCGATGTCCGGCTTCGACAATGCCAAGGTCGACGAAGCATTCTTCGCCGGTACCAGCATCAAGTCGAATTTCCTGGTCAACCTGGGGTACGGTGACCCCTCGGGGCTGTTCCCCCGTCTGCCGCGCCTGTCGTTCGACGAAGCGGCGCGCATCGCGTAA
- a CDS encoding siderophore-interacting protein: MTSHENSRLRLDVRFRHLTVLRTETVTPHMRRVVLGGADLAGFDSPGPDDHIKLFFPNSSGEMVLPVMTAEGPRYPEGKEHSVARDYTPRWWDHETGELAIDFVLHDQGIAGPWAERAQPGDTLSIGGPRGSFVVADDYDAYVLMGDETALPAIARWLDVLPEGAEVQAYIEVSDEDERQDLPQYENVRIHWLERNGFPAASSTLLEDMLTDFEAPDGDTFYWIATESRRARMMRKFIEGHLGVPRDWIRSTGYWKAHPDETDGD, encoded by the coding sequence ATGACCTCACATGAAAATTCGCGGCTGCGCCTGGATGTGCGCTTCCGCCACCTGACCGTACTGCGCACCGAGACCGTGACCCCGCACATGCGCCGCGTGGTGCTGGGCGGTGCCGACCTGGCCGGTTTCGATTCGCCCGGCCCCGATGACCACATCAAGCTGTTCTTCCCCAACAGCAGCGGCGAGATGGTGCTGCCGGTAATGACCGCCGAGGGCCCGCGCTACCCCGAGGGCAAGGAACATTCGGTGGCGCGCGATTACACCCCGCGCTGGTGGGACCACGAGACCGGCGAGCTGGCCATCGACTTCGTGCTGCACGACCAGGGCATTGCCGGGCCGTGGGCCGAACGCGCGCAGCCGGGCGACACGCTGTCGATCGGCGGCCCGCGTGGCTCGTTCGTGGTGGCTGATGATTACGACGCCTACGTTCTGATGGGCGATGAAACCGCGCTGCCGGCCATTGCCCGCTGGCTGGACGTGCTGCCCGAAGGCGCCGAGGTGCAGGCGTACATCGAGGTGAGCGACGAGGACGAGCGCCAGGACCTGCCGCAGTACGAGAACGTGCGCATCCACTGGCTGGAGCGCAACGGCTTCCCGGCAGCCAGCAGCACGCTGCTGGAAGACATGCTGACCGACTTCGAGGCACCCGACGGCGACACGTTCTACTGGATTGCCACCGAATCGCGCCGCGCACGGATGATGCGCAAGTTCATCGAAGGCCACCTGGGCGTACCGCGCGACTGGATCCGTTCAACGGGTTACTGGAAGGCACACCCGGACGAAACCGACGGCGATTGA
- a CDS encoding queuosine precursor transporter, protein MSVRPDPVFAPLTPRALVLAVLAMGAVVLLSNVLVQYPINDWLTWGAFSYPVAFLVSNLINRRFGPGPARRVAWVGFLVAVLLSVWVATPRIAIASCTAFIVAQLLDITVFDRLRRGSWWRAPMVATTCSATLDTIIFWSIAFVGSGLPWVSWAAGDLAVKLAIGVCLLAPFRALLWKMAPLRSAR, encoded by the coding sequence ATGTCCGTGCGTCCTGACCCTGTGTTTGCCCCGCTGACCCCGCGCGCGCTCGTGCTGGCAGTGCTGGCCATGGGCGCGGTGGTGCTGCTGTCCAACGTGCTGGTGCAGTACCCCATCAACGATTGGCTGACGTGGGGCGCCTTCAGCTACCCGGTCGCATTCCTGGTGAGCAACCTGATCAACCGCCGCTTCGGCCCGGGCCCTGCCCGCCGCGTGGCGTGGGTCGGCTTCCTGGTGGCGGTGCTGCTGTCGGTGTGGGTGGCAACGCCGCGCATCGCCATTGCCTCGTGCACGGCCTTCATCGTGGCCCAGCTGCTGGACATCACCGTGTTCGACCGCCTGCGCCGTGGCAGTTGGTGGCGTGCACCGATGGTGGCTACCACCTGCAGCGCGACGTTGGACACGATCATCTTCTGGTCCATCGCGTTTGTCGGTTCTGGCCTGCCGTGGGTGAGTTGGGCGGCGGGCGATCTGGCAGTGAAGCTGGCCATCGGCGTGTGCCTGCTGGCCCCGTTCCGTGCGTTGTTGTGGAAGATGGCGCCGCTGCGCAGCGCGCGGTGA
- a CDS encoding VOC family protein, whose translation MSASFVSPDVIRRLFAQAMSRMYRTEVPLYGTLVELVERINAQVLDQDPALAAQLQRNDERARLDEERHGAIRVGTAQELATLRRLFAVMGMFPVAYYDLSVAGVPVHSTAFRPLTGAALAQNPFRVFTSLLRLELIEDETLRAESARILERRRIFTEGALALIDQAERDGGLSQADAERFVAEALETFRWHGDATVDLPTYHALHDAHRLVADVVSFRGPHINHLTPRTLDIDAAQAAMIEHGMAAKAVIEGPPRRACPILLRQTSFKALEEAVHFPGGEGGAAGTHTARFGEIEQRGLALTPKGRALYDQLLAQARDAGGAGSTGGDYGQRLQAVFASFPDDHDTLRQEGLGYYRYQLTDAGRAAPERVADLPAEVLVATGLATADPIVYEDFLPVSAAGIFQSNLGGEEQRAYAAHANREAFEQAMGVAVNDEFEIYELLQAESLAALRTV comes from the coding sequence ATGAGCGCCTCTTTCGTTTCGCCTGATGTGATCCGCCGCCTGTTCGCCCAGGCCATGTCCCGCATGTACCGCACCGAAGTGCCGCTGTACGGCACCCTGGTGGAACTGGTGGAGCGGATCAACGCGCAGGTGCTGGACCAGGACCCGGCGCTGGCCGCGCAGCTGCAGCGCAACGACGAACGCGCGCGCCTGGACGAAGAGCGGCACGGCGCGATCCGCGTGGGCACCGCGCAGGAACTGGCCACGCTGCGCCGCCTGTTCGCGGTGATGGGCATGTTCCCGGTGGCCTACTACGATCTGTCGGTGGCCGGCGTGCCGGTGCACTCCACGGCATTCCGTCCGCTTACCGGCGCGGCCCTGGCGCAGAACCCGTTCCGCGTGTTCACCTCGCTGCTGCGCCTGGAGCTGATCGAAGACGAGACCCTGCGTGCCGAGTCCGCACGCATCCTCGAGCGCCGCCGCATCTTCACCGAGGGCGCACTGGCACTCATCGACCAGGCCGAGCGTGATGGTGGCCTGTCGCAGGCCGATGCCGAGCGCTTCGTTGCCGAAGCGCTGGAAACCTTCCGCTGGCACGGCGATGCCACTGTTGACCTGCCCACCTACCACGCGCTGCACGATGCGCACCGGCTGGTGGCCGACGTGGTCAGCTTCCGCGGCCCGCACATCAACCACCTCACCCCGCGCACGCTGGATATCGACGCCGCACAGGCGGCCATGATCGAACACGGCATGGCGGCAAAGGCGGTCATCGAAGGCCCGCCGCGCCGCGCCTGCCCGATCCTGCTGCGGCAGACCAGCTTCAAGGCGCTGGAAGAGGCGGTGCATTTCCCGGGTGGCGAAGGTGGCGCTGCCGGTACGCACACCGCGCGCTTTGGCGAAATCGAGCAGCGTGGCCTGGCCCTCACCCCGAAGGGCCGCGCGCTGTACGACCAGCTGCTGGCGCAGGCACGCGACGCCGGTGGCGCCGGCAGCACCGGTGGGGATTACGGCCAGCGCCTGCAGGCGGTGTTCGCCAGCTTCCCCGATGACCACGACACGCTGCGTCAGGAAGGGCTGGGCTATTACCGCTACCAGCTGACCGACGCCGGCCGCGCCGCACCGGAACGCGTGGCCGATCTGCCGGCCGAAGTGCTGGTGGCCACGGGTCTGGCCACGGCCGATCCCATCGTCTACGAAGATTTCCTGCCGGTCAGCGCGGCCGGTATTTTCCAGTCCAACCTGGGCGGCGAAGAACAGCGCGCGTATGCCGCGCACGCCAACCGCGAAGCGTTCGAGCAGGCGATGGGCGTGGCGGTGAACGATGAGTTCGAGATCTACGAGCTGCTGCAGGCTGAATCGCTGGCAGCGCTGCGCACGGTTTGA
- a CDS encoding acetyl-CoA hydrolase/transferase family protein, whose product MSVDRIANARLRDRVVSAEAAAALIQPGETVAMSGFTGSGYPKAVPVELARRIEAVHAQGQPFQIKLMTGASTAPELDGALAKADGIAMRMPFQSDPDARNRINEGKLDYIDIHLSHVAQHVWFGFYGEIDTAVIEVSAIREDGSLVPSTSVGNNKTWLDLAKKVIVEVNDWQPAGVDGMHDIYYGTALPPHRKPIPLVNANDRIGDTALRCDPDKIVAVVRTNGPDRNSPFSPIDATSEQIASHLIEFLQHEVKKGRLPPNLLPLQSGVGNIPNAVLAGLAKSGFRDLAAFTEVIQDGMLDLLRDGVLSYASCTGFALSPQANETFKERIDFYRERIIMRTQEISNHPELVRRLGCIGMNGMIEVDLYGNVNSTHVMGTRIMNGIGGSGDFARNGFLSAFLSPSTAKNGTISAIVPMASHVDHTEHDVSVIVTEQGLADLRGLTPRKRAQVLIDNCAHPDFRPQLQDYFDRASRESYGKHTPHLLPEALSWHQRWLDTGTMKA is encoded by the coding sequence ATGTCTGTTGATCGCATCGCCAACGCGCGTCTCCGTGACCGCGTGGTCTCCGCCGAGGCCGCAGCCGCGCTGATCCAGCCCGGTGAAACCGTCGCCATGAGTGGCTTCACCGGTTCCGGTTACCCCAAGGCCGTTCCGGTCGAACTCGCCCGCCGCATCGAGGCGGTGCACGCCCAGGGCCAGCCGTTCCAGATCAAGCTGATGACCGGCGCCTCGACCGCACCGGAACTGGATGGCGCGCTGGCCAAGGCCGATGGCATCGCCATGCGCATGCCGTTCCAGAGCGACCCGGATGCGCGCAACCGCATCAACGAGGGCAAGTTGGATTACATCGACATCCACCTGAGCCATGTCGCCCAGCATGTGTGGTTCGGCTTCTACGGCGAGATCGACACGGCGGTGATCGAGGTGTCGGCCATCCGCGAGGACGGTTCGCTGGTGCCTTCCACCTCGGTGGGCAACAACAAGACCTGGCTGGACCTGGCCAAGAAGGTCATCGTCGAGGTCAACGACTGGCAGCCGGCCGGCGTGGACGGCATGCATGACATCTACTACGGCACCGCACTGCCGCCGCACCGCAAGCCGATTCCGCTGGTCAATGCCAACGACCGCATCGGTGATACCGCGCTGCGCTGCGACCCGGACAAGATCGTGGCGGTGGTGCGCACCAACGGCCCGGACCGCAACAGCCCGTTCAGCCCGATCGATGCGACCAGCGAGCAGATTGCTTCGCACCTGATCGAGTTCCTGCAGCACGAGGTGAAGAAGGGCCGCCTGCCGCCGAACCTGCTGCCGCTGCAGTCGGGCGTGGGCAACATTCCCAATGCGGTGCTGGCCGGCCTGGCCAAGAGCGGTTTCCGCGATCTGGCCGCGTTCACCGAGGTGATCCAGGACGGCATGCTGGACCTGCTGCGTGACGGCGTGCTGAGCTATGCCTCGTGCACCGGCTTCGCGCTGAGCCCGCAGGCCAACGAGACGTTCAAGGAACGCATCGATTTCTACCGCGAGCGCATCATCATGCGCACGCAGGAAATCTCCAACCACCCGGAACTGGTGCGCCGCCTGGGCTGCATCGGCATGAACGGCATGATCGAAGTGGACCTCTACGGCAACGTCAATTCGACGCACGTGATGGGCACCCGCATCATGAACGGCATCGGCGGTTCGGGTGACTTCGCCCGCAACGGTTTCCTGTCGGCGTTCCTGAGCCCGTCCACGGCAAAGAACGGCACCATTTCGGCGATCGTGCCGATGGCCAGCCACGTCGATCACACCGAACACGACGTGTCGGTGATCGTGACCGAACAGGGCCTGGCCGATCTGCGCGGACTGACCCCGCGCAAGCGCGCGCAGGTGCTGATCGACAACTGCGCGCACCCGGATTTCCGCCCGCAGCTGCAGGATTACTTCGACCGCGCCAGCCGCGAGAGCTACGGCAAGCATACCCCGCACCTGCTGCCGGAAGCGTTGTCGTGGCACCAGCGTTGGCTGGATACCGGCACGATGAAGGCGTGA
- the glnE gene encoding bifunctional [glutamate--ammonia ligase]-adenylyl-L-tyrosine phosphorylase/[glutamate--ammonia-ligase] adenylyltransferase, protein MTLAPAELPATLQPLVDRALARLSQAVPEPLPAEQLPFLAALAVASDFALDTLVRQPALLAHLAQPGCPPLPPPVLDPQQPSDWPAQLRRWRTAMSTRLVWRDLAGLDDVPQTLAGATTLAEACLRLALDALQQEFAQRHGVIRDDHGQPLQLVVFGLGKLGGGELNFSSDIDLVYAYAQGGESDGPRPLAAEEYFARLGQRLAKLLDDTTVDGFSHRVDLRLRPFGSAGRVALSFAAMDQYFQREGRDWERYAWLKARAVAGDIAAGEAWLQTLRPFVYRRYLDFTALDGLREMKAAITAEVARRELHEDIKRGAGGIREIEFLCQALQLIRAGREPVLRERRLLVALPALVNAGQIAPEDGAALGEAYLFLRRLENRLQMLRDAQTHVLPSDPLDRQRIALGLGYPAWDDLRAALTAQQQRVSTEFAALLAPRKGQAAPDALASYWRSLPEGSNSELLAEAGFFDANGADQSLRDFAQSTGVKSLSDAARARLDRVLPALLHAATRSPQPDAALKRVLGLLQAVLRRTSYLALLDEQPSALARLVDVLARSALLAERLVAYPLLLDELLDVRVSGPMPDFAGMLAECQQVLPVEDPESQLRWLNETRLALSFRMAMATLDGRQGAVDSTRQLAELAQAVVITVLKLAEADMRAAHGIVPGGRFAIIGYGSLGGLELGFGSDLDLVFLHDHPAGLDASDGARPLEPGRWYARLAQKVMALLGAVTAAGRLYDIDVRLRPDGGKGSLVSSLASYTEYQRERAWTWEHQALVRARGVAGDASLLADFEQVRAQTLGRARDPGTLYADVLKMRGRMRTELDRSDAARLDLKQGAGGVVDLEFLLQTGVLDRAVQHTALLQPRDTPSLIDALAAAGFLPVGTAHALHGAHATLLDVGLACTLDRRPRLAPTTPAIEEACAAIRAACVAAELPFA, encoded by the coding sequence ATGACCCTCGCCCCCGCTGAACTGCCCGCCACCCTGCAGCCTCTGGTCGACCGCGCGCTGGCGCGCCTGTCCCAGGCCGTGCCCGAGCCGCTCCCCGCCGAACAGCTGCCGTTCCTGGCCGCCCTGGCGGTGGCCAGCGACTTCGCCCTGGACACCCTGGTGCGTCAGCCGGCCCTGCTGGCCCATCTGGCCCAGCCCGGCTGCCCGCCGCTGCCACCGCCCGTGCTGGACCCGCAGCAGCCCAGCGATTGGCCCGCGCAGCTGCGCCGCTGGCGCACCGCCATGTCCACCCGCCTGGTCTGGCGCGATCTGGCCGGCCTGGATGACGTGCCGCAGACCCTGGCCGGCGCCACCACCCTGGCCGAAGCGTGCCTGCGCCTGGCGCTGGACGCGCTGCAGCAGGAATTCGCCCAGCGCCACGGCGTCATCCGCGACGACCACGGCCAGCCCCTGCAGCTGGTGGTGTTCGGCCTGGGCAAGCTGGGCGGTGGCGAGCTCAACTTCAGTTCCGATATCGATCTGGTCTACGCCTACGCCCAGGGCGGCGAATCCGATGGCCCGCGCCCGCTGGCGGCTGAGGAATACTTCGCCCGCCTCGGCCAGCGCCTGGCCAAGCTGCTGGACGACACCACCGTCGATGGGTTCAGCCACCGCGTCGACCTGCGCCTGCGCCCGTTCGGCAGTGCCGGCCGCGTGGCGTTGTCGTTCGCGGCGATGGACCAGTACTTCCAGCGCGAGGGCCGCGACTGGGAACGCTACGCCTGGTTGAAGGCGCGCGCGGTGGCGGGCGATATCGCCGCCGGTGAAGCGTGGCTGCAGACCCTGCGTCCGTTCGTCTACCGGCGCTATCTCGATTTCACCGCGCTGGACGGCCTGCGCGAGATGAAAGCGGCGATCACCGCCGAGGTCGCGCGCCGCGAGCTGCACGAAGACATCAAGCGTGGTGCCGGTGGCATCCGCGAAATCGAATTCCTGTGCCAGGCGCTGCAGCTGATCCGCGCCGGGCGCGAGCCCGTGCTGCGCGAGCGGCGCCTGCTGGTGGCCCTGCCCGCGCTGGTCAACGCCGGCCAGATCGCGCCCGAAGATGGTGCCGCGCTGGGCGAGGCCTATCTGTTCCTGCGCCGGCTGGAAAACCGCCTGCAGATGCTGCGCGACGCACAGACCCACGTGCTGCCCAGCGATCCGCTCGATCGCCAGCGCATCGCCCTCGGCCTGGGCTACCCGGCGTGGGATGACCTGCGCGCGGCCCTGACCGCGCAGCAGCAGCGCGTCAGCACCGAATTTGCCGCGCTGCTGGCCCCGCGCAAGGGGCAGGCCGCCCCCGACGCGCTGGCCAGCTACTGGCGCAGCCTGCCCGAAGGCAGCAACAGCGAACTGCTGGCCGAGGCCGGTTTCTTCGATGCCAACGGCGCCGACCAGTCACTGCGCGATTTCGCCCAGAGCACCGGCGTGAAGTCATTGTCCGATGCCGCGCGTGCGCGCCTGGACCGCGTGTTGCCGGCGCTGCTGCATGCCGCCACGCGTTCGCCGCAGCCCGATGCCGCACTCAAGCGCGTGCTGGGCCTGCTGCAGGCGGTACTGCGCCGGACCAGCTATCTGGCGCTGCTGGACGAACAACCCAGCGCCCTGGCGCGGCTCGTGGACGTGCTGGCGCGCAGCGCGCTGCTGGCCGAACGCCTGGTGGCCTATCCGCTGCTGCTGGACGAACTGCTGGATGTACGCGTCTCCGGGCCGATGCCGGATTTCGCCGGCATGCTGGCCGAATGCCAGCAGGTGCTGCCGGTGGAAGATCCCGAGTCGCAACTGCGCTGGCTCAATGAAACGCGGCTGGCCCTCAGCTTCCGCATGGCGATGGCCACGCTGGATGGCCGCCAGGGTGCCGTGGACAGTACCCGCCAACTGGCCGAACTGGCGCAGGCGGTGGTCATCACCGTGCTGAAACTGGCCGAGGCGGACATGCGCGCCGCGCATGGCATCGTGCCCGGAGGCCGCTTCGCCATCATCGGCTACGGCAGCCTGGGCGGGTTGGAACTGGGCTTCGGCTCGGATCTGGATCTGGTGTTCCTGCACGACCATCCTGCCGGCCTGGACGCCAGCGACGGCGCTCGCCCACTGGAACCTGGGCGCTGGTATGCGCGCCTGGCGCAGAAGGTGATGGCCCTGCTGGGCGCGGTCACCGCCGCCGGCCGCCTGTACGACATCGATGTGCGCCTGCGCCCGGATGGCGGCAAGGGCTCGCTGGTGTCCTCGTTGGCCAGCTACACCGAATACCAGCGCGAACGCGCCTGGACCTGGGAACACCAGGCCCTGGTACGCGCTCGCGGCGTGGCGGGTGACGCCAGCCTGCTGGCTGACTTCGAGCAGGTACGCGCACAGACCCTGGGGCGCGCGCGCGACCCCGGCACGCTGTATGCCGACGTGCTGAAGATGCGCGGGCGCATGCGCACCGAACTGGACCGCAGCGATGCGGCGCGGCTGGACCTGAAACAGGGTGCGGGTGGCGTGGTCGATCTGGAGTTCCTGCTGCAGACCGGCGTGCTGGATCGTGCCGTCCAGCACACCGCGCTGCTGCAGCCGCGCGATACACCCTCGCTGATTGATGCGCTGGCGGCTGCCGGTTTCCTGCCGGTTGGAACCGCACACGCGTTGCACGGCGCGCATGCCACGCTGCTGGACGTGGGCCTGGCCTGCACGCTGGATCGTCGCCCGCGGCTGGCGCCCACCACCCCGGCAATTGAAGAAGCGTGTGCGGCGATCCGTGCCGCGTGCGTGGCGGCGGAACTGCCGTTTGCCTGA
- a CDS encoding YceI family protein gives MSATRKLLLPLALTLAIAACSKPADTAAPAADAAAPATTEQAAATPAADAAAAAPAAEAIQIASGTYKLDPSHTDVLAQWSHFGFSHPSAHFGNAEGTLVYDAADVTKSTVEVKLPLSGLNSFTAKFDEHLKSADFFDAAKFADATFKSTKVEAAGTNKLTVTGDLTIKGITKPVTLDVTINGGGEHPMAKVPAAGFDATTTLKRSDFGVGAYAPNVSDEVNIRITTEATGEKPAA, from the coding sequence ATGAGCGCCACCCGTAAACTGCTGCTGCCGCTGGCCCTGACCCTGGCCATCGCCGCCTGCTCCAAGCCGGCCGACACCGCTGCCCCGGCCGCTGATGCCGCTGCACCGGCCACCACCGAACAGGCTGCTGCCACCCCGGCTGCTGATGCCGCCGCTGCCGCCCCGGCTGCCGAAGCGATCCAGATCGCCTCGGGCACCTACAAGCTCGATCCGAGCCACACCGACGTGCTGGCCCAGTGGAGCCACTTCGGCTTCTCGCACCCGAGCGCGCATTTCGGCAACGCTGAAGGCACCCTGGTGTACGACGCTGCCGACGTGACCAAGTCCACCGTGGAAGTGAAGCTGCCGCTGAGCGGCCTGAACAGCTTCACCGCCAAGTTCGACGAACACCTGAAGAGCGCCGATTTCTTCGACGCCGCCAAGTTTGCCGATGCCACCTTCAAGAGCACCAAGGTGGAAGCCGCCGGCACCAACAAGCTGACCGTCACCGGTGACCTGACCATCAAGGGCATCACCAAGCCGGTCACCCTGGATGTCACCATCAACGGCGGTGGCGAGCACCCGATGGCCAAGGTGCCGGCCGCTGGCTTCGATGCCACCACCACCCTGAAGCGCAGCGATTTCGGCGTCGGCGCCTACGCCCCGAACGTCAGCGATGAAGTGAACATCCGCATCACCACCGAAGCTACCGGCGAAAAGCCGGCGGCGTGA
- a CDS encoding PadR family transcriptional regulator, whose protein sequence is MSRTATAKTSKPDAPAIPRRNGQPRVLSRGDLRLLVLALIGEQPRHGYELIQHISGLFMQAYTPSAGTMYPLLASFEQAGWVASEEEDGRRVFRITAAGEFELKVQRTQVRLAQRRAFDRAREITKASLPPPLATALREFKQALVRHHGRWSEGEAEAVAEQLSRASALLNGALADAPYRVTPTEPD, encoded by the coding sequence ATGAGCCGGACCGCTACCGCCAAGACCAGCAAACCCGACGCGCCCGCCATCCCCCGCCGCAACGGTCAGCCGCGGGTGCTGAGCCGGGGCGACCTGCGCCTGCTGGTGCTGGCACTGATTGGTGAACAGCCGCGCCACGGCTACGAGCTGATCCAGCACATCAGCGGGCTGTTCATGCAGGCCTACACCCCCAGCGCCGGCACCATGTACCCGCTGCTGGCCAGCTTCGAGCAGGCCGGCTGGGTGGCGTCGGAAGAAGAGGACGGCCGCCGCGTGTTCCGCATCACCGCGGCGGGCGAATTCGAGCTGAAGGTGCAGCGCACCCAGGTACGCCTGGCCCAGCGCCGCGCCTTCGACCGCGCCCGCGAGATCACCAAGGCCTCGCTGCCGCCGCCGCTGGCCACCGCCCTGCGCGAATTCAAGCAGGCGCTGGTGCGCCACCACGGCCGCTGGAGCGAGGGCGAGGCCGAGGCGGTGGCCGAGCAGTTGTCGCGCGCCTCGGCCCTGCTGAACGGTGCGCTGGCCGATGCGCCCTACCGTGTTACCCCGACCGAGCCAGACTGA